Proteins from one Hoplias malabaricus isolate fHopMal1 chromosome 2, fHopMal1.hap1, whole genome shotgun sequence genomic window:
- the wu:fd46g04 gene encoding endonuclease domain-containing 1 protein: MAHLCVVLLFLLPAVSMAEVTSFTQCPQFFTGGLPPTVLEDKLDNNRYQQICQCLLDQNEKPEYFYATLYDTRNKIPVYSAYEFHRAEVERDDRWYVEPQLDGGTLQCMGGQNKIPMANRGQHQALNKDYDSSGYDKGHLFPVYHTHTTDTMLSTSTLTNAAPQDPNFNRGQWRHYEEDVAALLQWECDGAYVVTGVIPGNQQIGDGVRVAQYYWSAFCCFKGSEVPHSAGYIGPDNNGKVQEVEMKQLEGILSDHYESEFSIFHGTC, encoded by the exons ATGGCACACCTTTGTGTAGTTCTTCTCTTCTTACTTCCAGCTGTCTCCATGGCAGAGGTCACCTCTTTCACACAATGCCCACAGTTCTTCACCGGGGgacttcctcccacagttctgGAGGACAAACTGGACAATAATCGCTACCAGCAGATATGCCAGTGCCTTCTGGACCAGAACGAGAAGCCGGAATATTTCTACGCCACGTTGTATGACACCAGGAACAAAATCCCTGTCTACTCAGCCTATGAGTTCCACCGGGCTGAAGTGGAGAGGGATGACCGCTGGTATGTGGAGCCGCAG CTGGACGGGGGAACTCTGCAGTGTATGGGAGGCCAAAACAAGATCCCCATGGCTAACAGAGGTCAGCACCAGGCTCTGAACAAAGACTATGATAGCTCTGGGTATGACAAGGGTCACCTGTTCCCTGTGTATCACACCCACACGACAGACACCATGCTGTCCACGTCCACCCTGACTAACGCTGCCCCTCAGGACCCCAACTTCAACCGTGGCCAGTGGAGGCACTACGAGGAAGATGTGGCTGCTCTGCTGCAATGGGAATGTGACGGCGCCTATGTCGTGACGGGTGTAATTCCCGGGAATCAGCAGATTGGAGATGGTGTCAGAGTGGCACAGTATTATTGGAGTGCTTTTTGCTGCTTTAAAGGAAGTGAGGTGCCACACTCAGCTGGCTACATCGGCCCTGATAACAACGGTAAAGTGCAAGAGGTGGAGATGAAGCAGCTGGAAGGCATACTGAGTGACCATTATGAATCGGAGTTTAGCATCTTTCATGGCACATGCTAA